From the genome of Scytonema hofmannii PCC 7110, one region includes:
- a CDS encoding response regulator — translation MSEISIVLIEDHDLTRMGLKAALQSNSTLRVIGEAPNASKGLKLLETAKPDVAVVDIGLPDIDGIELTRRFRQWQAETGNAETKILVLTMDHTEDAVLAAFAAGADSYYMKDTSIDKLTEAIHATHTGNSWIDPAIANVVLRQMRQGLPEDQPTDKPKTVKIEALSSEYEQVLETYPLTQRELEILELIVAGCSNGQIAEKLYITVGTVKTHVRNILNKLCADDRTQAAVRALRSGLVA, via the coding sequence ATGAGCGAAATTAGTATTGTTCTCATTGAAGATCATGACCTAACACGAATGGGGTTGAAAGCTGCATTACAATCTAACAGTACACTTCGAGTTATTGGCGAAGCACCAAATGCTAGTAAAGGATTAAAACTTTTAGAAACGGCTAAGCCAGATGTCGCTGTTGTCGATATTGGTCTACCCGATATAGATGGAATTGAGCTTACCCGAAGATTTAGGCAGTGGCAAGCAGAAACAGGTAACGCAGAAACAAAAATCCTCGTACTGACAATGGATCATACAGAGGATGCAGTGCTTGCCGCTTTTGCAGCAGGGGCAGACTCATACTACATGAAAGATACTAGCATCGATAAGCTAACTGAGGCAATCCATGCAACTCACACGGGTAACTCCTGGATAGATCCGGCGATCGCTAACGTTGTACTGCGTCAAATGCGACAAGGTTTACCTGAAGATCAGCCTACCGATAAGCCAAAAACCGTCAAAATAGAAGCGCTGTCTTCAGAGTACGAGCAAGTCCTAGAAACTTACCCACTGACACAAAGGGAACTAGAGATTCTAGAGTTAATCGTAGCCGGATGCAGCAACGGACAAATTGCTGAGAAGCTGTACATCACAGTTGGTACAGTCAAAACTCACGTCCGTAACATTCTGAACAAACTCTGCGCTGATGACCGTACTCAGGCTGCGGTTCGTGCTCTCCGTTCTGGGTTAGTCGCATAA
- a CDS encoding ChaB family protein, whose amino-acid sequence MAEVYKAERTTSAVFKEQKQVDDVIRRLLDRGVSRDHISVMGRNFQSETRIAGFISKRDVILGGLRTGAIFGSLFGSFLSLLTGVGVLFIPFVGPIVAAGPIGAILLGAASGAIAGSAGAGLVSVLTALGMPEDKAAIYQTRLQAGEFLVMIEIPAERSGEFQLLLQSAGGEEVHTIEQALPRACTGGCNSPEDLSPEIRSHLSVEAQGTFIERYNTVLRETNDESKAEQAAWETVHQRYDEDEKGVLSKVKTTV is encoded by the coding sequence GTGGCAGAAGTATACAAAGCAGAACGTACTACCTCAGCTGTTTTTAAAGAGCAAAAGCAAGTTGATGATGTAATTCGACGTTTACTCGATCGAGGTGTGTCTAGAGACCACATCTCGGTTATGGGCAGAAACTTTCAATCAGAAACCCGAATTGCTGGCTTCATTAGTAAAAGAGATGTCATTTTAGGAGGATTGAGAACAGGAGCAATCTTTGGATCTTTATTCGGTTCCTTCCTAAGCTTGCTCACTGGTGTTGGTGTACTGTTTATTCCTTTTGTCGGTCCGATTGTTGCCGCAGGTCCTATTGGTGCAATATTACTAGGGGCGGCTAGCGGTGCGATCGCAGGTAGTGCTGGTGCAGGTTTAGTATCCGTCTTAACTGCATTGGGAATGCCAGAGGACAAAGCCGCTATTTATCAAACCCGCTTGCAAGCTGGTGAATTCTTGGTCATGATAGAAATTCCTGCAGAACGTTCTGGAGAGTTTCAACTTTTACTACAAAGTGCAGGTGGCGAAGAAGTTCATACAATCGAGCAAGCGTTACCTCGTGCATGTACTGGAGGTTGTAACAGCCCAGAGGATTTATCTCCAGAGATTCGCTCTCATCTTTCTGTTGAAGCTCAAGGCACATTTATTGAGCGCTACAATACCGTCCTCAGAGAAACAAACGATGAATCCAAGGCTGAACAAGCCGCTTGGGAAACAGTTCATCAGCGATATGATGAAGACGAAAAGGGTGTTCTTTCCAAAGTAAAAACGACTGTTTAG
- a CDS encoding DUF2294 domain-containing protein, with the protein MTPSTPTRGQVERTLVQRVQALYRERLGHQPSKITCQLSDQNVVLVLEGSTTQPEQLLAQSGRLELAEQVHSDLDDAIQPQLKTLIEETLNVSVIELLSDATLASGRTGIIALLTNAPEVRTPDPTSKIKRKLSSTSEKNPERTAS; encoded by the coding sequence ATGACTCCATCAACACCAACTCGCGGTCAAGTAGAAAGAACATTGGTACAACGTGTTCAAGCTCTATACCGAGAGCGATTAGGACATCAACCAAGTAAGATCACCTGTCAACTGTCCGATCAAAATGTAGTTCTTGTTCTGGAAGGTTCCACCACTCAACCGGAACAATTACTAGCTCAATCAGGTCGATTAGAACTCGCTGAGCAAGTTCACTCGGACTTAGATGATGCAATTCAGCCACAACTTAAGACACTTATAGAAGAGACTTTAAATGTTTCTGTCATTGAGCTACTGAGCGATGCAACACTGGCCTCCGGTCGGACTGGAATTATTGCCCTTCTGACAAATGCGCCAGAAGTTCGCACTCCCGATCCAACTTCTAAAATTAAGCGTAAACTTTCATCTACAAGTGAAAAAAACCCAGAGAGAACAGCCTCGTAA
- a CDS encoding GlsB/YeaQ/YmgE family stress response membrane protein produces the protein MNIIAWIVLGLIAGAIAKAIYPGRQGGGILATMILGIVGAFIGGCLVTFLETGTIQFAAASLSIPGLLVAILGAMIAIFLWGLVTRNAA, from the coding sequence ATGAATATTATTGCTTGGATCGTACTAGGTCTAATTGCTGGAGCAATTGCCAAAGCTATTTATCCCGGTCGTCAAGGTGGTGGAATTCTTGCCACAATGATTCTCGGTATTGTTGGTGCTTTCATCGGAGGTTGTTTAGTTACTTTCTTGGAAACGGGAACGATACAATTTGCTGCTGCTAGTTTGAGTATTCCCGGTCTACTTGTCGCAATTCTTGGAGCAATGATTGCTATTTTCCTGTGGGGCTTAGTAACTCGTAATGCTGCTTAA
- a CDS encoding hybrid sensor histidine kinase/response regulator produces MMSGETSKIDRILAVDDTVDNLILLQTMLEVEGYKVDLVSDGASALKQIIKSPPDIILLDVMMPGMDGYEVTRRIRTHPEIQYIPILLLTAHIEVSVVEGLDAGADDFIRKPFDQDELLARVRSLLRLKHSIDEQQKMAKMREDFVSRLTHDLRTPLVAADRMLNLFEQETFCKISPEMKEAIAAMIRSNQNLLEMVNNLLEVYRFEAGKKTMQLDSCNMQQIVEEVTQELSPLAIEKGLTVEVDTNVLDEIGDSAGTVMGDKLELRRVISNLIGNAIKFTDTGGVNIRISETPTSQKDKEWVVIDVKDTGYGIAPDDRAFVFERFRQGKNKRAGSGLGLHLSQRIIESHKGKIQVSSELGKGSVFTVCLPKQC; encoded by the coding sequence ATGATGTCTGGCGAAACTTCTAAAATAGATCGCATTCTTGCTGTCGATGATACTGTTGATAATCTCATCTTACTTCAAACAATGTTGGAAGTAGAAGGATATAAGGTTGACTTAGTGTCAGATGGAGCGAGTGCTTTAAAGCAAATTATTAAATCTCCGCCAGACATAATTCTATTGGATGTTATGATGCCTGGAATGGATGGATATGAAGTCACGCGCCGAATCCGTACCCATCCCGAAATACAATACATTCCCATCCTGCTGTTAACAGCACACATCGAAGTGAGCGTTGTTGAAGGCTTGGATGCTGGAGCAGATGATTTTATCCGCAAACCATTTGACCAAGATGAACTCCTTGCTAGAGTGCGATCGCTACTGCGCCTCAAGCACAGTATTGACGAGCAACAAAAGATGGCAAAAATGCGAGAAGACTTTGTGTCTCGTCTCACCCACGATCTGCGAACCCCTTTAGTTGCAGCAGATCGGATGCTGAATTTGTTTGAACAAGAAACATTCTGCAAAATTTCGCCGGAAATGAAAGAAGCGATCGCTGCGATGATTCGGAGCAATCAAAATTTACTAGAAATGGTCAACAACCTGCTAGAAGTGTATCGCTTTGAAGCAGGTAAAAAAACCATGCAACTTGATAGCTGTAATATGCAGCAGATTGTAGAAGAGGTCACTCAAGAACTAAGTCCTTTGGCAATAGAGAAGGGTTTGACTGTAGAGGTAGATACAAACGTTTTAGATGAAATAGGCGATAGTGCCGGTACAGTTATGGGCGATAAACTAGAGTTAAGGCGGGTCATCAGCAACCTTATAGGGAATGCTATCAAGTTTACCGATACAGGCGGGGTCAACATTCGTATTTCTGAAACGCCGACAAGCCAAAAAGATAAAGAGTGGGTTGTCATTGATGTCAAAGATACCGGATACGGAATAGCACCCGACGATCGAGCCTTTGTGTTTGAGCGTTTTCGACAAGGAAAAAATAAACGCGCTGGTAGTGGGTTGGGGCTGCATCTCTCGCAACGTATTATTGAGTCCCACAAAGGAAAAATTCAAGTGTCTTCCGAACTTGGTAAAGGCAGTGTATTTACGGTGTGCTTGCCAAAGCAATGTTAA
- a CDS encoding response regulator, which translates to MELAHVFMSDDKQHDSQPPLILAVEDNDDNLLLLSYALDSLGCRLICQKDSSTTVLVAKEYQPDLILLDILLPGKSGIDLVRSLKQEPLTCHIAAIAVTALASVEDRESILRAGFDDYISKPYMIEDLEDMVRSYLNRKLNVDSALDLCWD; encoded by the coding sequence ATGGAACTGGCACACGTATTTATGAGCGACGACAAGCAGCACGATTCTCAACCACCCTTAATTTTAGCAGTAGAAGATAATGATGATAATCTACTGCTGTTAAGTTATGCTCTCGATTCGCTTGGCTGTAGGCTGATTTGTCAAAAAGATAGTTCAACGACGGTACTCGTTGCCAAAGAATACCAACCTGATTTGATATTGTTGGATATCCTGTTACCAGGGAAGAGCGGTATCGATCTTGTGCGTTCTCTGAAGCAAGAACCTCTGACTTGCCACATTGCAGCTATTGCAGTCACAGCTTTAGCTAGTGTGGAGGATAGAGAAAGCATTTTGAGAGCAGGATTTGACGACTATATCAGTAAGCCTTACATGATCGAAGACTTAGAAGATATGGTTCGCTCCTATCTGAATAGAAAATTAAATGTTGATTCAGCATTAGACTTATGCTGGGATTGA
- a CDS encoding hybrid sensor histidine kinase/response regulator, whose product MEEKLRVLVVDDDEVDRMAVRRALTKAGVEMQLFEVSDGNSAIATLCKSSYDCVFLDYRLPDQDGLSLLYSLRLKEVRVPVVVLTGQGDEQIAVELMKAGAIDYLSKSRLSPEILAQVLRNAIRVHKAEMQVALANHQLRESNDLLIRKNQELEVQRKKIEIQNLKLVEASRLKSQFLATMSHELRTPMNAIIGFSQLLLRPKCGPLTHQQKDMVERILNNGKHLLMLLNEVLDFSKLEAGKLDLKPEIFDLSKVVNATVEEMRSLAEEKNLSLVVKMELTNSVVFNDPTRVRQILTNLLSNAIKFTESGSVKIEVKELTSEQVQLVVSDTGIGIDPADVKHIFEAFRQVDQSTTRRYPGTGLGLPIIQALLQMMDGTISVESGLGEGSVFRIEIPRKIIASNQQSADGEGNAPSSTSTNLWRQQEMARFAPEGMQRKSREL is encoded by the coding sequence ATGGAAGAGAAACTAAGAGTTTTAGTTGTAGACGATGATGAAGTAGACCGCATGGCAGTGCGTCGCGCACTGACTAAAGCAGGTGTAGAAATGCAACTTTTTGAAGTAAGTGATGGCAATAGTGCGATCGCTACCTTATGCAAGAGTTCTTATGATTGTGTCTTTCTCGACTATCGCTTACCAGACCAAGACGGCTTAAGTCTACTTTACAGTCTACGCTTAAAAGAGGTTCGGGTTCCAGTTGTCGTTCTTACAGGTCAGGGAGATGAACAAATAGCGGTGGAACTTATGAAAGCTGGTGCTATTGACTACCTCTCGAAATCTAGGTTATCTCCAGAAATATTGGCACAGGTGTTGCGAAATGCAATTCGAGTTCACAAGGCGGAAATGCAGGTTGCTTTAGCCAATCACCAGTTACGAGAGAGTAACGATCTCCTCATTCGGAAAAACCAGGAATTAGAAGTACAGCGAAAAAAAATTGAAATACAAAATTTGAAACTTGTGGAAGCATCAAGGCTGAAATCGCAGTTTCTAGCAACTATGTCTCATGAATTGCGAACACCAATGAATGCTATTATTGGGTTTTCTCAGTTGTTATTGCGACCAAAATGCGGACCGTTAACGCATCAACAAAAAGATATGGTAGAGCGGATATTAAATAATGGCAAGCATTTGCTCATGTTGCTCAATGAAGTTCTCGATTTTTCTAAACTAGAAGCAGGAAAGTTAGATTTAAAGCCAGAAATATTTGATTTATCAAAGGTGGTTAATGCCACTGTAGAAGAAATGCGATCGCTCGCGGAGGAGAAAAATTTGTCTTTGGTGGTTAAAATGGAATTAACAAACTCTGTGGTGTTTAACGACCCAACTCGTGTACGACAGATTTTAACAAACTTGCTTTCAAATGCAATTAAGTTTACAGAGTCTGGAAGTGTTAAAATTGAGGTTAAAGAACTCACTTCCGAGCAAGTGCAGCTTGTCGTTTCTGATACCGGAATTGGGATCGATCCGGCTGATGTAAAGCATATCTTTGAAGCTTTTCGGCAAGTCGATCAGAGTACAACTCGCAGGTATCCCGGTACGGGTTTGGGTCTGCCAATTATTCAAGCATTGTTGCAAATGATGGATGGCACAATTTCTGTAGAAAGTGGCTTGGGAGAGGGATCGGTATTTCGGATTGAGATCCCCCGTAAAATAATAGCGTCAAATCAACAAAGTGCTGACGGAGAAGGGAATGCTCCTTCTTCAACTAGCACAAATCTATGGCGTCAGCAGGAAATGGCTCGCTTTGCTCCAGAAGGTATGCAAAGGAAAAGTAGGGAATTATAA
- a CDS encoding glycosyltransferase family 4 protein, whose protein sequence is MRILHLTNHVEKIGNGIVNVAVDLACQQAKLGHDVAVASAGGEFETLLQCYGITHFQLNQSRTPIKLLKAVWRYLDILQKFQPDIVHAHMMTGVVLASVFRNSSYHLVSTVHNEFQRSAIFMGLADRVIAVSHAVAKSMERRGIPQSKLSVVSNGTLGSPRHRNIKEYQPLPLNRPAITTVAGMYQRKGIGELIDAFIEIAEKFPNAHLYLVGDGPDRKMFEEKVKKTEFTNRIHFEGFQTEPQKYMLASDIFVLASYHESFGLVLTEAREAGCAIVASDVDGIPETLDNRQAGILVPPKDSHALAEAITKLLSDPAELRKWKFVARQNLERFSTARVNEETLAVYKELLKDSCKTSLVL, encoded by the coding sequence ATGCGTATACTGCATCTTACAAATCACGTAGAAAAAATTGGTAACGGTATCGTTAATGTGGCAGTGGATCTCGCCTGTCAGCAAGCAAAGTTAGGTCATGATGTGGCGGTCGCATCTGCAGGAGGAGAATTTGAAACACTCCTACAATGTTATGGCATCACCCACTTTCAACTGAATCAATCGAGAACGCCGATAAAGCTTTTAAAAGCTGTATGGCGTTACTTAGATATTTTGCAAAAGTTTCAACCGGATATCGTCCACGCCCACATGATGACGGGGGTTGTACTGGCATCCGTTTTCAGAAATTCTTCATACCACTTGGTTTCTACGGTACACAATGAGTTTCAGCGCAGTGCAATATTTATGGGATTGGCTGACCGCGTCATTGCAGTCAGTCATGCAGTTGCTAAATCAATGGAACGACGGGGCATACCACAGAGTAAATTGAGTGTTGTTTCTAATGGAACATTAGGCAGTCCCCGCCATCGTAACATCAAAGAATACCAGCCCTTACCCCTCAATCGCCCTGCAATTACGACTGTCGCAGGGATGTATCAACGCAAGGGGATTGGTGAGTTGATTGATGCTTTTATAGAAATTGCCGAGAAATTTCCCAATGCCCATCTTTATTTGGTAGGAGATGGTCCTGACCGCAAGATGTTTGAGGAAAAGGTAAAAAAGACAGAATTTACAAATCGCATTCACTTTGAAGGGTTTCAGACAGAGCCTCAAAAGTATATGCTGGCATCTGACATCTTTGTCTTAGCCTCGTACCATGAATCCTTTGGCTTGGTTTTGACAGAAGCACGGGAAGCAGGATGTGCGATCGTTGCTAGTGATGTAGATGGTATTCCTGAGACATTAGACAATCGCCAAGCAGGTATTTTAGTACCACCTAAAGATAGTCATGCTTTAGCAGAAGCTATAACAAAACTACTGAGCGATCCTGCTGAACTGCGTAAGTGGAAATTTGTTGCTCGACAAAATTTAGAACGATTCAGTACTGCACGGGTTAACGAAGAAACTCTAGCTGTTTACAAAGAATTATTAAAGGATTCTTGTAAAACTTCATTGGTTTTGTAG
- a CDS encoding TIGR02587 family membrane protein: protein MGIARSRKKTLWKSEINDVIRGICGGFLFGIPLLYTMEVWWIGSRAKPQMVMLAIALMFVVVFLLNRTEGFKKHKRNCPPYQSITDTVEAMAIGLFCSTFVLILLQEITLATPLKEALGKIVFESVPFTLGVALANHFLGDTRNADAQEQTRGKNNQNSKELSATLADIGATLIGATVIAFNIAPTDEVSMLAAAVSPPWLLVIIASSLLISYGIVFEAGFSNQQKRRQQKGIFQRPLSETVMSYLVSLLAATFMLWFFQQLTFNDPWTIWLENTLLLGLPATIGGAAGRLAV from the coding sequence ATGGGTATAGCAAGAAGTCGTAAGAAAACATTGTGGAAAAGTGAGATTAACGACGTCATCAGGGGTATTTGTGGAGGATTTTTATTTGGTATTCCTTTGCTTTATACAATGGAAGTCTGGTGGATTGGTTCGAGAGCCAAACCACAAATGGTGATGTTGGCTATAGCACTTATGTTTGTCGTAGTTTTCTTACTGAATCGTACAGAAGGCTTCAAGAAACACAAACGAAATTGCCCACCCTATCAATCAATAACAGACACAGTAGAAGCTATGGCAATTGGACTGTTCTGCTCTACTTTTGTCTTGATATTATTACAAGAAATTACACTGGCAACGCCTCTTAAAGAAGCTTTAGGTAAAATTGTTTTTGAAAGTGTCCCATTTACTTTAGGGGTAGCTTTAGCGAACCATTTTTTAGGAGACACTCGTAACGCCGACGCACAAGAACAAACAAGGGGCAAAAACAATCAAAATTCCAAAGAGTTAAGTGCTACTCTTGCTGATATTGGTGCAACCTTAATTGGTGCAACTGTAATTGCGTTTAACATCGCGCCTACAGATGAAGTTTCCATGTTAGCAGCAGCAGTTTCTCCACCTTGGCTATTGGTTATTATTGCCTCATCTTTGCTAATTTCCTATGGAATTGTGTTTGAAGCAGGATTTTCAAATCAGCAAAAGCGCAGACAGCAAAAGGGTATTTTCCAAAGACCTTTAAGTGAAACTGTAATGTCTTACCTTGTTTCACTGCTAGCAGCCACATTTATGTTGTGGTTCTTTCAGCAATTAACTTTTAACGATCCTTGGACAATCTGGTTGGAAAACACACTGCTGCTTGGCTTACCAGCAACTATCGGAGGTGCAGCAGGAAGGTTAGCAGTATGA
- a CDS encoding PIG-L deacetylase family protein, which translates to MSTKEILKRIQKLVPSTWLYQLQDIHSSLIFRWLLYRGTEPAALSEKSALVFSPHQDDETFGCGGAIALKRECGIPVAVVFLTDGQGSHGSDSPIKHEIVQIRKQEALKALDILGVDASKIHFLDKPDGTLPDLQPGQRSETVEQIVQLIKLYSPEEVYVPHRKDCHKDHEATYELVKEAIAKAGVKVELLQYPIWLFWRAPIFIMLKLQDMAAARCLSITSVQNKKSNAIASYCSQLEGLPSGFVKRFLSPYEIFFKVSQ; encoded by the coding sequence ATGAGTACAAAAGAAATTCTTAAACGAATCCAAAAACTAGTGCCAAGCACTTGGCTTTACCAGTTACAAGATATTCATTCTAGCCTAATTTTTCGGTGGCTTTTATATCGTGGCACTGAACCTGCAGCATTGAGCGAAAAATCTGCTTTGGTATTTTCTCCTCACCAAGATGATGAAACCTTTGGCTGCGGTGGTGCGATCGCTTTGAAAAGGGAATGTGGAATACCTGTTGCAGTCGTATTTTTGACGGATGGACAGGGTTCCCATGGCTCAGATTCACCAATCAAACACGAAATTGTTCAAATTCGCAAGCAGGAAGCCTTAAAAGCTCTAGATATTTTAGGAGTAGACGCATCAAAGATTCACTTTTTAGATAAGCCTGATGGAACTTTACCAGATTTACAGCCCGGACAACGAAGCGAGACAGTTGAGCAGATAGTTCAACTGATAAAGCTTTACAGTCCAGAGGAAGTTTACGTTCCTCATAGAAAAGACTGTCACAAAGATCATGAAGCTACTTATGAATTAGTGAAGGAAGCCATAGCAAAAGCAGGCGTCAAAGTAGAGCTACTGCAATATCCTATTTGGCTGTTTTGGCGAGCTCCTATTTTTATTATGCTGAAATTGCAGGATATGGCAGCTGCTCGCTGCCTTTCAATTACGTCTGTTCAAAATAAAAAAAGCAACGCCATAGCCTCTTACTGTTCGCAGTTAGAGGGTTTACCGAGTGGATTTGTAAAGCGGTTCTTAAGTCCTTATGAAATCTTTTTTAAAGTATCCCAATAG
- a CDS encoding response regulator yields MSERVINILLVEDDEVDVMNVKRAFKKVNINNPLYLATNGIEALSMLRGNNGQPPEVPSDRRLILLDLNMPKMGGIEFLQELRSDSQLRATPVVVMTTSNQDKDRVEAYNLNVAGYILKPVTFNSFIELMATLNKYWTLCEMP; encoded by the coding sequence ATGTCAGAAAGAGTGATAAACATTTTATTGGTGGAGGATGACGAAGTTGATGTGATGAATGTCAAGCGGGCATTCAAAAAGGTAAATATTAATAATCCCCTCTATCTTGCCACAAATGGGATAGAAGCACTGTCAATGTTACGTGGAAATAACGGTCAACCACCAGAAGTTCCATCCGATAGACGGTTAATTTTGTTAGATTTAAATATGCCTAAAATGGGCGGAATTGAATTTCTTCAAGAATTACGTTCCGATTCTCAATTACGGGCAACCCCTGTGGTAGTGATGACAACATCTAATCAAGATAAGGACAGAGTTGAAGCATATAATCTCAATGTGGCTGGTTATATTCTTAAACCTGTTACTTTCAATAGTTTTATAGAACTAATGGCAACTTTAAACAAATATTGGACATTGTGTGAAATGCCGTAG
- a CDS encoding TIGR02588 family protein produces the protein MSQQINELTDSEQKQQEPKRSLAEWITFGAASFILAVVVSLVCYTWLNDKQEPPVLSVSSKQAIRQVNGQFHVPFEVVNTRGETAESIQVIGELRINGKVTETGEIQIDFLSTHETEQGAFLFSRDPRQGELIIRIASYKLP, from the coding sequence ATGAGTCAACAAATAAACGAACTTACAGATTCTGAACAAAAACAACAGGAACCAAAGCGCAGTCTCGCGGAATGGATTACTTTCGGAGCCGCATCATTTATCTTAGCAGTGGTTGTGAGTTTGGTATGCTACACTTGGCTAAACGATAAGCAAGAACCTCCCGTCCTTTCCGTTAGCAGCAAACAAGCTATCCGACAAGTTAACGGACAATTTCATGTTCCCTTTGAAGTTGTGAATACAAGGGGAGAAACGGCGGAGTCAATTCAGGTTATTGGTGAGTTAAGGATAAATGGTAAAGTTACTGAAACAGGCGAAATCCAGATAGATTTTTTATCGACTCATGAAACAGAACAAGGGGCTTTTCTCTTTAGTCGCGATCCCCGACAAGGTGAGTTAATTATCAGAATTGCTAGTTATAAATTGCCGTAA
- a CDS encoding sensor histidine kinase produces MNPHLEAEKIQLELYADIVKNMQFGLIVWHLEDPKDVTSFRLVTSNPVASRLTGISLKDCVGQRITECFPSADNQNRATLESYAKVALCDRHIDQDEAYCSAERISGKFFSLKVFPLSNRCIGVVFDNITQQKQAEEALRETDERLRATFEQAAVGIAHVAIDGRWLRVNQKLCDIVGYSHQELLEQRFQDITHPDDLENDLNCIKQLLAGELEHYSLEKRYIHKDGSIVWIDLTVSLAKEESGERERGSEGENSILSPSSQPKYFIAVIEEINERKAAEIALLQRAEELANLNTILAQTTAMLKKRNDELDQFAYVASHDLKAPLRAIASLSEWMEEDLADSLPEENQQQMRLLRGRVRRMEALINGLLEYSRVGRTQVPLSVVNVASLIKEVVDSLCPPPTFIIDVESGMPTFVTKRLPLLQVFSNLIGNAVKHHSRTDGRVKISVQDRGMFYEFAVSDDGSGIAPEFHDKVFLIFQTLEARDRKESTGVGLAIVKKIVETEGGTISLQSQDGAGSTFRFTWLKKSLE; encoded by the coding sequence ATGAACCCACATTTAGAGGCAGAAAAGATACAACTAGAGCTTTACGCCGACATTGTTAAAAATATGCAATTCGGCTTGATTGTGTGGCATTTAGAAGATCCCAAAGATGTGACTTCATTCCGGTTAGTCACTAGCAATCCTGTAGCAAGCCGCCTCACTGGAATATCTCTTAAAGATTGTGTCGGTCAACGAATCACGGAATGCTTTCCTAGTGCTGACAACCAGAACAGAGCAACTTTGGAATCCTATGCAAAAGTGGCTCTGTGCGATCGCCACATAGACCAAGATGAAGCGTACTGTAGCGCCGAACGCATATCTGGTAAATTTTTTAGCCTTAAAGTGTTTCCATTGTCAAATCGGTGTATTGGGGTTGTGTTTGATAATATTACACAACAAAAGCAAGCAGAAGAAGCATTACGCGAGACGGACGAACGGTTGCGTGCAACTTTTGAACAAGCGGCGGTTGGTATTGCTCATGTCGCCATAGACGGTCGATGGTTGCGAGTTAACCAAAAATTATGTGACATTGTTGGTTATTCTCATCAAGAACTTTTAGAACAAAGGTTTCAGGACATTACTCATCCGGACGATTTGGAAAATGATTTAAACTGCATCAAGCAACTGCTAGCAGGTGAACTCGAGCATTATTCATTGGAAAAACGCTACATCCATAAGGATGGTTCAATTGTTTGGATCGATTTGACCGTTTCTTTAGCGAAGGAAGAAAGTGGAGAGAGGGAGAGGGGGAGCGAGGGAGAAAATTCTATCTTGTCTCCTTCAAGTCAGCCCAAATATTTCATTGCTGTCATAGAAGAAATCAACGAGCGTAAAGCTGCAGAAATAGCACTGCTACAACGAGCGGAAGAGTTAGCAAATCTAAACACAATTTTGGCGCAAACCACAGCAATGTTAAAAAAACGTAATGACGAACTCGATCAGTTTGCTTACGTGGCGTCTCACGACCTTAAAGCACCCCTAAGAGCAATTGCTAGCCTTTCAGAATGGATGGAAGAAGATCTTGCAGATAGTCTTCCCGAAGAAAATCAACAGCAGATGCGCTTGTTGCGAGGGCGAGTACGCCGAATGGAAGCTTTAATCAACGGGTTGTTAGAATATTCACGAGTTGGACGCACTCAAGTGCCATTATCGGTGGTCAATGTTGCTTCACTTATCAAGGAGGTTGTTGACTCCCTTTGTCCGCCACCTACGTTCATCATTGACGTAGAATCAGGAATGCCTACCTTTGTGACCAAGCGCTTACCTCTGCTACAGGTATTTAGTAACCTCATTGGAAATGCCGTGAAGCACCATTCTAGAACTGATGGTCGCGTCAAGATTTCCGTGCAAGACCGAGGAATGTTTTATGAATTTGCTGTCTCTGATGATGGTTCTGGAATTGCTCCTGAGTTTCACGATAAAGTGTTTCTGATTTTCCAAACTCTAGAAGCTCGCGATCGCAAAGAAAGCACTGGAGTCGGTTTGGCGATTGTCAAGAAAATTGTGGAAACAGAAGGTGGAACGATTTCGTTACAGTCTCAAGATGGCGCAGGTAGCACTTTTCGCTTTACTTGGCTCAAAAAATCTCTGGAGTAG